GAGGGAGTCGAGGATTTCCTCCGCGGTCTTCTTCCACACGAACGGTTTCGGGTCCTCGTTCCACATCTTGATCCATTCGCGGACGTCTTTCTCCAGTGCC
The sequence above is drawn from the Streptosporangiales bacterium genome and encodes:
- a CDS encoding IS630 family transposase, coding for ALEKDVREWIKMWNEDPKPFVWKKTAEEILDSLARYITRISGGRH